In Trifolium pratense cultivar HEN17-A07 linkage group LG7, ARS_RC_1.1, whole genome shotgun sequence, a genomic segment contains:
- the LOC123894410 gene encoding uncharacterized protein LOC123894410: MSKKNNLAKRKRQHEFELRREKLEKEKKDKKLQAKKNKMKVDGSDRKKKSGSGFQVGKKKVKTKLTALSKAKAAQAMELDK; encoded by the exons ATGTCGAAGAAGAACAATCTCGCAAAGAGAAAGAGGCAGCACGAATTCGAACTCCGAA GAGAGAAACTAGAGaaggaaaagaaagataagaagcTACAGGCGAAGAAAAACAAGATGAAA GTTGATGGTAGTGACAGGAAAAAGAAGAGTGGAAGTGGATTTCAGGTGGGAAAGAAAAAAGTGAAGACCAAGTTGACTGCTCTGTCTAAAGCTAAAGCTGCCCAAGCAATGGAGCTTGACAAATAA
- the LOC123896213 gene encoding uncharacterized protein LOC123896213, whose translation MVKPSITHQHIFSYGCIDQQCKIVSFPLKPLLENPSKPTKPHEFCMENRFHIFGSCNGWLLCFMLIKVMFNYGTLLSDLNPKNPKPFHSYDKRMWVKYHGFGYDHINDKYKLLVVVYLDIASYDSEKVTQIYTFGGTSWTTIENFPSSPGFVTSFARKFVSGTLNWLIVKRGVSSNQDVILFLSFDLVKETYKELCCCLNMMVTKFTMLNLVFGVYSIFC comes from the coding sequence ATGGTGAAACCAAGCATAACCCACCAACATATATTCTCTTATGGCTGTATCGATCAGCAGTGCAAAATAGTATCTTTCCCTTTGAAGCCATTGCTTGAAAATCCATCAAAACCTACTAAACCTCATGAGTTCTGCATGGAAAATAGGTTCCATATTTTTGGATCATGCAATGGGTGGTTGCTATGTTTTATGTTGATCAAGGTTATGTTCAATTATGGAACCCTACTATCAGATTTAAATCCAAAAAATCCCAAACCCTTTCATTCTTATGATAAACGTATGTGGGTCAAATATCATGGCTTTGGCTATGATCATATTAATGACAAGTACAAACTGCTTGTAGTTGTTTATCTTGATATAGCTTCTTATGATTCTGAAAAAGTGACACAGATTTATACTTTTGGTGGAACTTCTTGGACAACTATTGAGAATTTTCCTTCTTCCCCTGGTTTCGTTACTAGTTTCGCTAGAAAATTTGTGAGTGGCACTCTAAATTGGCTAATTGTTAAACGTGGTGTTAGTTCTAACCAAGATGTGattctatttctttcttttgatctCGTGAAGGAGACTTATAAGGAATTGTGTTGCTGCCTGAACATGATGGTGACGAAATTCACAATGCTAAACTTGGTGTTTGGAGTGTATTCCATCTTTTGCTGA
- the LOC123894407 gene encoding nucleobase-ascorbate transporter 11-like gives MATGSNLESVNNKRGGGTIEPKVPPFVPKTGYNPRDLRSWAKRTGFVSDYSGEAGTSGSEKFEPFQQRGRKENEPKIEIDPVVGRMRDNRGIEIQPASHGGVGLEENVRKENEPVLALNPDGERKVGMRGNGNGNGSNGNGSNGHGVSAVAPMQDEKYDEENVVQDEVKVDLFPEGVEPVVDGGWKGPSELKCGLKENPGFVSLIYYGLQHYLSLAGSLVLIPLVMVPVMGGTDKDTATVISTMLFISGITTILHSYFGTRLPLVQGSSFVYLAPALVIINAQDYRNLTEHKFRHIMRELQGAIIVGSIFQCILGFSGLMSILLRLINPVVVAPTVAAVGLAFFSYGFSQAGICLEITVPQIALVLLFTLHLRGVSIFGRHLFRIYAVPLSVSLVWIFASFLTAGGVYNYKGCNPDIPSSNILTDACRQHAYTMKHCRADSDALSTAAWVRIPYPLQWGIPIFHFRTSIVMVIVSLVASVDSVGTYRTTSLQVNSRPPTRGVVSRGIALEGLCSILAGLWGSGTGSTTLTENVHTINSTKVASRIVVELGAVFLIIFSFIGKVGALLASIPQALAAAVLCFMWALTVTLGLSTLQYAQSASFRNMTIVGVALFLGMSIPSYFQQYQPESSLILPSYLLPYAAASSGPFHSGLKQLDFAINALMSMNMVVTLLVAFLLDNTVPGSKEERGVYIWSRAEDVAADASLQSEYSLPKKVAWCCCWLKCLGV, from the exons ATGGCAACTGGGTCGAACTTAGAATCAGTGAACAACAAAAGGGGTGGTGGCACTATTGAACCTAAAGTTCCACCTTTTGTTCCAAAAACTGGTTACAATCCAAGAGATTTACGTTCATGGGCCAAGAGAACTGGTTTTGTTTCTGATTATTCAGGTGAAGCAGGGACAAGTGGAAGTGAAAAGTTTGAACCTTTTCAACAGAGGGGAAGAAAAGAGAATGAGCCTAAGATAGAGATAGATCCAGTTGTTGGGAGGATGAGAGACAATAGAGGTATTGAGATCCAACCAGCTTCACATGGAGGGGTTGGATTGGAGGAGAATGTGAGAAAAGAGAATGAGCCTGTTTTGGCTTTGAATCCTGATGGTGAGAGGAAAGTTGGTATGAGAGGGAATGGTAATGGTAATGGAAGTAATGGTAATGGTAGTAATGGTCATGGAGTATCTGCAGTTGCTCCTATGCAAGATGAAAAGTATGATGAGGagaatgtggtacaagatgaaGTTAAGGTTGATTTGTTTCCAGAAGGAGTGGAACCTGTTGTTGATGGTGGATGGAAGGGACCGTCAGAATTGAAGTGTGGTCTTAAAGAAAATCCGGGTTTTG TATCTCTTATCTATTATGGCTTACAGCACTATCTATCATTGGCCGGTTCACTTGTATTGATCCCATTAGTCATGGTGCCAGTTATGGGTGGAACCGAT AAGGATACCGCTACCGTAATTTCTACAATGTTGTTTATTTCTGGCATCACAACTATACTGCACTCCTACTTTGGTACTAGACTGCCTTTAGTTCAAGGGAGTTCTTTTGTGTATTTAGCACCGGCGTTAGTCATTATAAATGCTCAAGATTATCGCAATCTTACAGAACAT AAATTTAGGCACATAATGAGGGAACTTCAAGGTGCTATAATTGTTGGTTCAATCTTCCAATGTATCTTGGGATTTAGTGGCTTGATGTCTATCCTACTCAG GTTAATCAACCCAGTTGTGGTTGCGCCAACTGTTGCTGCCGTAGGTTTAGCATTCTTTAGTTACGGTTTTTCACAAGCTGGCATTTGCTTGGAAATTACTGTTCCACAAATTGCACTGGTTCTATTATTTACTCTG CATCTCCGAGGAGTATCTATCTTTGGACGCCACTTATTTCGAATTTATGCC GTTCCGTTGAGTGTATCATTAGTTTGGATATTTGCATCCTTTTTAACAGCAGGGGGTGTGTATAATTACAAAGGATGCAATCCCGATATACCGAGTTCAAACATTCTTACAGACGCATGTAGACAGCATGCATATACCATGAAGCATTGCAGGGCTGATTCCGATGCATTATCTACTGCTGCATGGGTCAGAATCCCTTACCCTTTACAGTGGGGCATCCCTATTTTCCACTTCAGGACTTCCATAGTCATGGTCATAGTGTCACTCGTTGCCTCTGTCGATTCA GTTGGAACTTATCGTACTACTTCTCTTCAAGTTAATTCGAGGCCTCCAACTCGAGGAGTTGTTAGCCGAGGTATTGCACTAGAGGGTTTGTGTAGTATATTGGCTGGTCTTTGGGGCTCAGGTACTGGTTCAACGACTTTGACAGAAAACGTGCACACAATTAACAGCACAAAGGTGGCAAGTAGGATAGTAGTGGAACTTGGAGCAGTTTTCTTGATCATATTCTCATTTATAG GGAAAGTGGGTGCCCTTCTTGCTTCCATTCCACAGGCTTTGGCTGCTGCCGTACTGTGTTTCATGTGGGCTCTTACCGTGACATTGGGCCTATCGACTTTACAGTATGCTCAATCAGCCAGCTTCAGGAATATGACAATCGTTGGTGTTGCCTTGTTCCTTGGTATGTCCATTCCATCttattttcaacaataccaaCCTGAGTCGAGTCTTATACTTCCCAGTTATCTGCTTCCTTATGCGGCGGCATCAAGTGGGCCATTTCATTCAGGCCTTAAACAA CTTGATTTTGCTATCAATGCTCTTATGTCCATGAACATGGTGGTTACACTGTTGGTGGCATTTCTACTGGACAACACTGTCCCAGGAAGTAAAGAAGAACGAGGCGTGTATATATGGTCAAGAGCTGAAGACGTTGCCGCAGATGCTTCACTGCAATCTGAATACTCCCTACCAAAGAAAGTTGCATGGTGTTGCTGTTGGTTGAAGTGTTTAGGGGTCTAA